The Dreissena polymorpha isolate Duluth1 chromosome 2, UMN_Dpol_1.0, whole genome shotgun sequence nucleotide sequence GCCAAACTGCACTGTATGTATTTTAGTACGCTGTTGTATGTTATGAAGTGATTTTAAAGCCCTGTAAAGAAAGACGGACATCTGGAATGATGTGGAAACCGCCTTTAATGGCAACAGTTTTTGTCTCCACAGGAAAACCTGTGACCTTCAAACGGAGCGTGAATATCACTGAAAAACAACGGGGAATAAGCCCATGCTGACGTTGACTATCATACAACTTTAAAGAATGCTTTTCCATCTTTTGTCTGTGTGTGTATACCGAAGTTTGCGACGTCATTTCcgagccagaggctacattatACGTGGACCCGGAATGCACCCTATCACTTTTACCGAATTAACGTACTAGACCCGCGAAAGTTTGGACGAATTTCGAATCATAGCTGCATCTTCGTGCAAAGAGGTTTTCACTTACAGAAATATATTAATGTTTGGCGTGGTGGTGAGATGTTGGGAAAACCGGAGTACCCGGAACAAACGCCACCGTTCCGGTATGATGACCACCAACCAAAGCAACAGCCACACGCTGTCGGGAAAGAGGATTGTACAAGGTGATTGGGCACGCAATAGCATCGTACATGTTCAACCTAACTATTGCCACCTTAAATATCACAAAAATAATGATGATAGATTGTACATAAAGACTCATACTTGCGCATAACATTCCAATCCACGGGTCAACTTTTAGCCTTACACGTAAACAGACGTAACTACtgtacatttcaataaaattagtTTTAAAGCAATATGTATGTTTATTAATATGGTGATagatttaaattatttctttaatatgctgtttaaaaaatattattattttaatttcttgattttttttcatatgaaAATGAGAAAGGAATGCGGTTCAAATGGTTCATGCTATATATCATAAAGCTGAAAGCAAAGAAGCTTAAGCCACCATTAGGGCAAAGCATGtgtataaataaaacatcataacaGTAGCATAATTATGTACGTATATGTCTGCACGAAAACATTCCAGAcattgttcataatcatatcagGAAATTATATTGTCATTATTGATTCAACGTTGAATACAATACAGATTTCTAATGAGAAATTAATCACGCTAAATTGTATAAATCATATTGCAATGTCACTACGCCATGTGTTAGAAAGACTCATATAAAAGATCTACTTTGAATAATAAGCAAACAAATGAAATCATTCAAACGATAATTCAATATTTGTAGTAAAGAAACTACGGCAACCTTGCCCAAAGCAAAACAGGTCAATGAAATATCAGATTGCTATTCCATTTTATTACTTACGTTAACGTACACAATTTCTTTTCAAAGCACTAAGACCAGCTACATAATAGTTTTATAAAATAGCGAAAACGAATAACGATTCGCTGTCTACGTGGACGACTACATTGTTGGTTCCAGGCTCAAAATACAATAGAAAGTCGCATGCGGGCTGAGAAAAAGAGGAACGCGCGAAAATTTCGTACAGCACGAACGTAAACATGTTACTACATCTACTAAACGCAAACAAGACGTACATTCAGACAGACGGAGACTTACCTGCCGTTCTGCATAACGCGCTCTGCAGCTGTGGAAGTTTGTTGCATTCATCACATACACCGGAAGTCCTGCCGCACGTGTTGTCGTTGCACGTGTCCAAACATGAGAACTAGCACCTGTCACCATAGCGACCCGTTACACAACCCTGGGCGGAGCACACACCTGTGCGACCGCACTGTCTGGCTACACAGGCGGCGCTGCAGCTCTGACCGCACTCCGACCCGAAGTAGGTATCCTCACATCCCACGATACAAGTGCCGTTGCTGAACTGGCATATCCGGTTACCGGCGCTGTCCCTTAGACAGGTGGCGCTGCACTGAATAGTGCACGTGGTGTCCCAGTATCCCGGCCTGCATCTCTGCTCATCACAGAGCCCGAGATCTTTACTGCACGATATCACACCGTTGATGTTAGCGGCGCAGTTAGGGCTACAACTCAGGTCACACCGGGTTCCGTAGAAACCAGTCTTGCACGTACTGCACTGGCCGCTGTCTTTGTTGCAAGTGTCACAGTTCGCGAACAGGCACGGGGTGTTGCATCCGCCGGCGTAGTAACCGTTCTGACAGACGCTGCACGAGCCTGTGTTTTGGTCACATCTCATTGGAGAACATTTTCCGCAGATCAGCGAACACTGTGGTCCGTACAATCCTGGAAATAAATTGAACGAACATAATCAAACCAGTCGATTTATTATCGCACAATCTGATACTTACAAGTTTGTATTTGCATTATAAAATGATATCTTAATGAATGCAATGTAACGTAATTCAGTAAgtattttaaaaccttaaaaccAAAATAGGATgaataacaagactattgacaagcaatatatgtcccctaccggatccaccattttcagattttgttatatatttgttgccatagcaaccataatttttgacgtaggaacaaaatgaaatgacgtgcataatgttcatattgccatctatccatgttttaattttcataaaaaaatgtagaacttttaaagttatcgcaggatccaggaaagtgtgacggactgacacagacagacacacagagcgcaaaccacaagtcccctccggtgaaaccggtaggggacaataagaacAGCGATTGCTAGTAACTTCATACGACTGAAACTGACACATAACGAGCCAGTTTAACCACTCTTTATTAAATTAGATATGTATCATATAGGAACCTggatacaaaatgaaaataagtattataataaaataataataattattatattgtttaagaCTTTATAGGTTTAATACTTTTGTTTGACTGCTCTTCGATGTGCAACTCATTCATTTGTATGTTGACCTTTGCTTTCATTTAAATTTGAATTCTTTTGGCGAATCAAAGTTAAGTCAATTTTCGGTGAGTCATTCAGAGCCGGTATTCGTATTTGTACCTGCATCACGACACAGCAGGGTAGGATTGGGTTTGTTGCATTCAAGACAAGACCCGAGTGCTTGGTCGCAGGTTCCATCGTTACACGTTACTGTGCATGTCAGCTCGCACCTTGCACCCCAATATCCGGCATTGCACCCTTGGCGACACTCCCCCGTCCTGTTACAGTTTTGATTAGTGCAGTTCACTGGGCGCCTGATGTCGCAGCTGGGTCCGAACCATGTCTGCTCGCATTCCTCTGTGCAACGTCCGGTGTCGATATTACACGAACGTATAGACAGGGAGTTCATACCGCAGTTGCAATTGCATCGCTCCGTGCATGTTGATCTGAAGTAACCAGGGACGCACTGGCCTTCACTACAGACTCCATTCTCCCTAGCGCAGTACACGCGTCCGTCCGCTGCCCGTGGAAGGCATTTGTCGCTACAGTTCAGACTGCATAGGGTGTCGTATTTGCCTTGCTTGCAAGAGACGCATTCCCCGAGGTTATCACACGCCTGACAACCGGAGTACCTGCACGGCGTTGTACAGGTCAATGAATAATACCCGTCGTCACATCCGCTCGCACAGGCACCCGTATCTTGGTTACACTTGTCGCCCATACAGTTTCCGCATACTGAGGCGCAGTTTGCGCCCCACCAGTCGTTTGCGCATGCGTCACATCGGGCAGTGTAGCGGTTGCAGAGGCCGTTGAGACAGTTCTGAGGGCAAGTCTGGTTACAGTAGAGTCCAGTGGTTGTTGCGGGGCACACTGAAAAGGTAGAGACAAAACATACAGCGAACATTTTACACGACAGCAATTCGAATGCATTTGAGTCGCGCTCTGGGAGAAAGAGGTTTTAACGTAAAGTGTCCAAGATTAGCCGGtacagttcgcacaagctaatcagggacgatactttctgcctttatgttgttgttgtttttaatttgaaagaGCACTTCTCTTCGCGATATTCCAGTTTAGGAGAAATATGTCGCTTttgatgcggactgcacaggctaatcgtagacgacaatttacgcacacacattaagcccggtttttccaGAACGGGAATCATTTGTATTTGCGATGGACATTGACGTTTTTAGTATAGCATTATTATAATGTCTGCATATACCAATTATACATTTACGCTATAAATTCCTATTTTCAATATAAAGGATGtataacaataattcataaacatttgGTTGGCGAATTTGGTGTCAACAGCGGTAACTTTCCATAAGGGCGTTTTAATACTACCATAACGtatgataataatatttaaaaaatcagatGTAACCTTTGCAGAACGATCCAAGAAAAAGTGTCTTTTGCAAATGTTCTAGATAACCATTGATATAGTTTATCTTAAAACGAAAATTGTTTCACATATATGATAAGgatttttaaatagaaacatcTTGTTCGATTAAGCTATAATTTAACCAATTGACATGAACACGAATGATGTTGATggacatgtttataaaacatcaCTTGTGATTTTAGTTGTAAATACTTCATGGCGCATTACGTCGCATATTTAAACCGGTCTACCTAATGTtattgagtctcgctctgggaaaacggggctgaatgcatgtgcgtaaagtgtcgacccatattagcctgtgcagtccgttttCACATATCAAGACTCAAATGTACAAACGTGCCAGCCAAACACGGAACGGAGCTTGATTGATTGACTTAAATACAATAGGTATGAATCAGACTGGATATGTTCAAAACCTCAGTAATTAACATAACATCTtcacaataattatataaataatatgtcatGGAATGAATGCATATTGTAAATTAAAAACTCCATAAATTCCCGATGCAAATGTTTTAGAAGATTAACATACCCGATGTACCTGCAACTACATTAAATAGTACGTGGAACAAATATCAAGGTGCGTCACAGTGTAACATAAGCATACACGTTAACGATGCATGTGCATACATAGTTTGATGttattacaattataaataaaactagtaAGCAAATAGGTTACTGATATTAGATCGAAATGCGTTAGAAAAGCAAGATTGCCCAAGCAAAAGACAAAACTACAACGAGAGGCGTCACACACAAGACATGGTAGTATGTATACATAAGTAGATATGACTGCGAGGTATATGGAACAGAACATCATTATATCATGGGCGAAGGTGCGGGTGTCGTGATAGGTTAACCATAATTCCGGTTTCGGATACCATACCTGCGTCGCGGCAGAGGGGCGTGCGATCCTGTAGACAGTCCGCGCAGATGCCTGACTTCCGGTCGCACGTATTATCCGTGCAGGTATCCGCGCACGCGTGCTGACAATAGTCCCCATAGTAACCATTAATGCAACCGTCGCTACACACGCCGTCTCTCTGGCAGCGCTTTGCACTTCCGGCACAGGTCTGATTGCACTGGCGCTCGCACATGGGTCCAAACCGTCCGTCGATGCAGCCTTCTGTACAAGTTCCGGAAGTGAAGTCGCAGCGAACTAAATTATCATTGGCGTTAGGCAGGCAGTAAAAGGACAACGGGTCACACAGGCGTTGCCATAGTAACCTGGTTTGCAAGCTGCCATTAGACACGCTCCATTAGTCTTGTTGCAGGAGATTATCCCCGTGTTAGATGGAAGGCACTGAGCGCTACAGTTGAGGTCACAGTTGGTTCCGTACAGGCCCGTCTTGCACGTGACACATTGTCCGCTTTGCCTTTGACATGACAAACAGCCCGGTTGTAAACATGGTTTCGAGCTCGTGTCTGTGTAGAACCCGTCCACGCATCGTAGGTCGCACGTGCCCGTAGACTGTGCGCACGTGCCTTGATCGCAGTTTAGACAACGTGACTCGCACTGGTTACCATTGTAGCCGGGTTTGCACGAGTCACATATGAGCGTCATGCGTCCGCACGTGTTACTGCACGTGCTTGAACAGTTGTATTTACAAAAAAGGCCGTGTTTGCCCACAGGACAGGCTGAAATCCCAAACATAATGTAGAGAAAGTAAACATGCAAAGCGAAAGGGAAAAGGTAATATTGAAGTGTTAACTTTGACAAAAACAAAGCAACCTCTTACATAGACGTGTTCTTTAACCAAGAAAATACTAATATGTACGACTAAGTATAAAACCATTTGCAAGAGctaagaaacaaatgtatttaagaataacgttaacaaataaaaaagaaacaactAAGGTCaatgattttattaaacaaaagtacATGCGTGCGTGAAAGGAAACAGTGCATGCGGTGAACACACATTTGCAAATCACAACACAATTTAAAGTGAGtcttaacaaaattaaataaatgtaaacggAATGACAAACCAATCTCAGATTAAACACACTGCACACTCAAATGCCAAATAAGATCATGttaattatttgaagaaaaaaaactacaatatttgtcaatattattaacagCGGACTATGTGTTACTGATCGATTTGGTGGTCGATTAAAGTGCCCTGCTTGTTAAGTGAATGTTTAGCAGCCACGTACTATATGCAAGGAAACATAATTATGGCTTGATTGGCTGAGAAAACGGGAAAAACTGGTCGTATACCAGTAACAGTGTAAAATGTTCTGCTGGACATGTAGTGTGTTATAAGTGAATGTAAAGTGCTTAAAGTGCATATATATAATCGCTGCTTTTGGTGTTTTTTTCccatatttttataaaacatagACTACCTTTACCAATTTCATACTTAAAAAACATGTGTAAACAAATCCATGATAAATACTTCGATGAAAGCTGAGCCAAATTGTCAAAATACAAACAAACCAAAAACATGCGTTATATTTTCTTGATTAAGGTTTGTACACAATATGTCTTCTAATTTCAAGCAACCTGCTTTGAAAACAGCCACATCCAACATGCAACATAAAACGTGTATCTCCCGTGTTAAAGAAACAATATCGTGGTGAAATGAAGTCgaacataatttttaaatcatCGCATTCGTCACGATTGACGTCAGTAATGTGTGCTGTTGCTGGGAGTCGCACGAGCCCGACAACTTGTTGCACGTGATCTGGCCGCCCGATGAAGGGAGACAATTCCTGCTGCAATTCGACAGGCAGTTCTGACCGTACAGACCCGGCTTGCACGTTACGCTCGCGCCTCTGAGTCTCTCACACGTTGCGGCGCCCGGGAACGGACATGACGTGTTGCACGTGTCGCCATAGTAACCGGGATTGCAGTCTCCAAGGCAAACGGCGGTGGTCTGGTTACATACGTTGATGGAGCACTGCCCACATCGGCTGTTGCAGGTGAGATTCCAGTAGCCGGCAGGACATACGTCACACTTCGCCGAATAACGGTGGCAGGAACTTACGCAGTTCAGTGGACAACGTACCTCGCAGTTTGTCCCTTAGAAATAGCCTGTAGCGTTGGGATAGCACActgaaataaacacacacaaatgcgGTAAAATGATTGATATTCGTTGGCCTgacattttgtggtttaactgGACACCTACATTCTTGGATTTGTGATTCTCGAAAACGAAGACCGAATTTGCGTCCGATGTGTTTATTTAAATTCGTTGATCGCTCAACTAACGAACTCAACAAAAAAATTTGTCCAACGAATGAAAATGATTTTGAAGTGCATGCATTTACTATTTGTCTAACATGGTGGAAAATAAACGATATTTATTTTCGTGAAAAAGCggtgtataataaataaaaatttaaaatatttaccttGAATCTTCTATTGACACTTACCAGCGGATCTGCACAGCGGTGTTTGTAACTCGGCGACCTTCTTGCACTCATCGCACATGCCATCATCTATGTTACAAGCGTCGTCAGTACAGGTTGTAGTACAGTTGAGGCTGCAAGTGGGTCCGTAGAACCCAGGCCTGCAACCAAGGTCGCGGAAACACTGACCGGTGCGCTCACACACATTTCCCTGGCAGTTTTCTCCGCAAGATTTATCACAGAAGTCGCTGTAGAACCCGGCCTCGCAGCCGTCTCGACAAACTCCGGTAAGAAAGTTGCAGTTCCGTTTTCCGTTCCCATCCGTCCTACAGTGCACGTCGCATCTCGCGGTACAGTCGATATTGTAGAATCCCGGTGAGCACGCGCCAACTACGCATACACCGGAAGTCTTGTTACAGTATATTCTCTCGTAAGCCGAGGGGGAACATCCGGTGCTGCAGTTCGCCGAACAAGTGGTCCCCCAGCGTCCCTGCTCAAATATGTCACACTCCCCGTTTCCACGGAAACACGTCTGGCATCCCATATAATTACAACTGGTCCTACACATGTCGCTATAATATCCGTCGATACACGCCTCAACTCAAGTTCCGTTTTCTTGGTAACAGATTCTGCTCGCGCAATTCCCGCACGTGCTCTGACATGTGTTTCCATAGTAACCGCTCTGACATGCGGTGCATTTCTGCGTATAGCGGCCACATACACCCTGGCAGTTTGTCGGACATGACACGTTGCAAAACAAACCTGTAAGGCCTGCTCCGCATTCTGAAAGCGGACCGTAACATGGTGTGTGAGAGACTTTGTGGGAAATTGTAAGTAAATGTGCTTAATGGAGACTTTTCAAATAATATTGCTGTGCGCCACCCCCTGTGTTTATCCCCCCTTCTCCCGTGTTTATTTTTGTGCATTAGtgcatttaaatatgtattatgtagTCGCTTAAGCTTTATATAACGTTACAATATAAAtgaatatgatatgatatgtttaAATTGGAATGAACGTTATTTATCTCTGTCTTCGCGACATCGAAGTAGACAAAACTTCAATCGCCTTTAATTTAACCGCTGAAATTTAAATTGGAGCATGCATTGCTTGATGCGAGATGACGCCAATCTTCGCGAACAGTCTTCTATGAATTTTAATAGAGTTTATTGAGAAGGCCCATGTCTAGGTGCATAGCATGGTCTTGATATCATATTTGtgcaaatttataaaattattacaaTGGCTGCTTTCATGTATAAAAGTTTAGCATaatttttaaagataatataaaatttatattgtataatgaATTTTAAACGTGTAGCAATATcatatcgtctactgaatgtaataattcatgaaactgacatttttatttttttccatttttgtgtttattaaagtgacatacatcaactgttaaaatattaagtcaaccttattggtaaaaataatgtttttacttaatttttgaaattgacattacaaacacatgtcattttcttgaatgtaaaaagtagcgtaactgacattttgtgaaattTTCAGGAGAGGCAAaacactgttttattaaaattataaacattttttcgaattcaaattttctgattagtattataataacacttgaaaaacgaaacaaaacgcCAAATTggtatgtcttttttaaaacaataacacattaagaaaggagcagttaccataatttcaacactgaaatattttaatgcaaaatataacgtaagtgctcttactgtatttcagaaaatgtcagaaaatatgcattcctgaacaattcacaaaatgtcagttaccctcgttattacattcagtagacgatataAGAAATGGATACATAAGTAAATACAAGGTTGTGCTTTTATTGATTAGGACAATTTTTTTATCAAAGTGAATTCATTTGATAAAAAAGGAATCATAAAATAAATCCtcacattaaaaaatacaatcacaaTATATGATGCATTGATTTAGACTTAAAAATAAAGGAAACCCACTGTTGTATGTTATGAAGTGATTTTAAAGCCCTGTAAAGAAAGACGGACATTTGGAATGATGTGGAAACCGCCTTTAATGGCAACAGTTTTTGTCTCCACAGGAAAACCTGTGACCTTCAAACGGAGTGTGAATATCACTGAAAAACAACGGGGAATAAGCCCATGCTGACGTTGACTATCATACAACTTTAAAGAATGCTTTTCCATCTTTTGTCTGTGTGTGTGTATACCGAAGTTTGCGACGTCATTTCcgagccagaggctacattatACGTGGACCCAGAGTGCACCCTATCACTTTTAACGAATTAACGTACTAGACCCGCGAAAGTTTGGACGAATTTCGAATCATAGCTGCATCTTCGTGCAAAGAGGTTTTCACTTACAGAAATATATTAATGTTTGGCGTGGTTGTGAGATGTTGGGAAAACCGGAGTATCCGGAACAAACGCCACCGTTCCGGTATGATTACCACCAACCAAAGCAACAGCCACACGCTGTCGGGAAAGAGGACTGTACTAGGTGATTGGGCACGCAATAGCATCGTACATGTTCAACATAACTATTGCCACCTTAAATATCACAAAAATAATGATGATAGATTGTACATAAAGACTCATACTTGCGCATAACATTCCAATCCACGGGTCAACCTTTAGCCTTACACGTAAACAGACGTAACTACtgtacatttcaataaaattagtTTTAAAGCAATATGTATGTTTATTAATATGGTGATagatttaaattatttctttaatatgctgtttaaaaaatattattattttaatttcttgattttttttcatatgaaAATGAGAAAGGAATGCGGTTCAAATGGTTCATGCTATATATCATAAAGCAGAAAGCAAAGAAGCTTAAGCCACAATTAGGGCAAAAcatgtgtataaaaaaaacatcataacaGTAGCCTAATTATGTACGTATATGTCTGCACGAAAACATTCCAGAcattgttcataatcatatcagGAAATTTTATTGTCATTATTGATTCAACGTTGAATACAATACAGATTTCTAATGAGAAATTAATCACGCTAAATTGTATAAATCATATTGCAATGTCACTACGCCATGTGTTAGAAAGACTCATTTAAAAGATCTACTTTAAATAATAAGCAAACAAATGAAATCATTCAAACGATAATTCAATATATGTAGTAAAGAAACTACGGCAACCTTGCCCAAAGCAAAACAGGTCAATGAAATATCAGATTGCTATTCCATTTTATTACTTACGTTAACGTACACAATTTCTTTTCAAAGCACTAACACCAGCTACATAATAGTTTTATAAAATAGCGAAAACGAATAACGATTCGCTGTCTACGTTGACGACTACATTGTTGGTTCCAGGCTCAAAATACAATAGAAAGTCGCATGCGGGCTGAGAAAAAGATGAACGCGCGAAAATTTCGTACAGCACGAACGTAAACATGTTACTACATCTACTAAACGCAAACAAGACGTACATTCAGACAGACGGAGACTTACCTGCCGTTCTGCATAACGCGCTCTGCAGCTGTGGAAGTTTGTTGCATTCATCACATACACCGGAAGTCCTGCCGCACGTGTTGTCGTTGCACGTGTCCAAACATGAGAACTCGCACCTGTCACCATAGCGACCCGTTACACAACCCTGGGCGGAGCACACACCTGTGCGACCGCACTGTCTGGCTACACAGGTGGCGCTGCAGCTCTGACCGCACTCCGACCCGAAGTAGGTATCCTCACATCCCACGATACAAGTGCCGTTGCTGAACTGGCATATCCGGTTACCGGCGCTGTCCCTTAGACAGGCGGCGCTGCACTGAATAGTGCACGTGGTGTCCCAGTATCCCGGCCTGCATCTCTGCTCATCACAGAGCCCGAGATCTTTACTGCACGATATCACACCGTTGATGTTAGCGGCGCAGTTTGGGCTACAACTCAGGTCACACCGGGTTCCGTAGAAACCAGTCTTGCACGTACTGCACTGGCCGCTGTCTTTGTTGCAAGTGTCACAGTTCGCGAACAGGCACGGGGTGTTGCATCCGCCGGCGTAGTAACCGTTCTGACAGACGCTGCACGAGCCTGTGTTTTGGTCACATCTAATTGGAGAACATTTTCCGCAGATCAGCGAACACTGTGGTCCGTACAATCCTGGAAATGAATTGAACGAACATTATCAAACCAGTCGATTTATTATCGCACAATCTGATACTTACAAGTTTGTATTTGCATTATAAAATGATATCTTAATGAATGCAATGTAACGTAATTCAGTAAgtattttaaaaccttaaaaccAAAATAGGATgaataacaagactattgacaagcaatatatgtcccctaccagatccaccattgtcagattttgttatatatttgttgccatagcaaccataatttttgacgtaggaacaaaatgaaatgacgtgcataatgttcatattgccatctatccatgttttaagtttcataaaaaaatgtagaacttaaagttatcgcaggatccaggacACTGTGGGTCGGACTGACACAGACAGaccacacagagcgcaaaccacaagtcccctccggtgaaaccggtaggggacaataagaacAGCGATTGCTAGTAACTTCATACGACTGAAACTGACACATAACGAGCCAGTTTAACCACTCTTTATTAAATTAGATATGTATCATATAGGAACCTggatacaaaatgaaaataagtattataataaaataataataatattattattattgcattgcAATAATAACGCGCTAGAAACTAAATCTTCTGTATGATAGCGTAAATAATGACGTACCATCGTCACATCCGGTGCAAACAGAGGATTATCTGTGACAAGTGCCCGCACATCCGGCAGCACACGACTGGTTACAGAAAAGTC carries:
- the LOC127870193 gene encoding multiple epidermal growth factor-like domains protein 6; protein product: MGCQTCFRGNGECDIFEQGRWGTTCSANCSTGCSPSAYERIYCNKTSGVCVVGACSPGFYNIDCTARCDVHCRTDGNGKRNCNFLTGVCRDGCEAGFYSDFCDKSCGENCQGNVCERTGQCFRDLGCRPGFYGPTCSLNCTTTCTDDACNIDDGMCDECKKVAELQTPLCRSAVPATVIRRSVTYVLPATGISPATADVGSAPSTYVTRPPPFALETAIPVTMATRATRHVRSRAPQRVRDSEARATCSNTCGRMTLICDSCKPGYNGNQCESRCLNCDQGTCAQSTGTCDLRCVDGFYTDTSSKPCLQPGCLSCQRQSGQCVTCKTGLYGTNCDLNFRCDFTSGTCTEGCIDGRFGPMCERQCNQTCAGSAKRCQRDGVCSDGCINGYYGDYCQHACADTCTDNTCDRKSGICADCLQDRTPLCRDAVCPATTTGLYCNQTCPQNCLNGLCNRYTARCDACANDWWGANCASVCGNCMGDKCNQDTGACASGCDDGYYSLTCTTPCRYSGCQACDNLGECVSCKQGKYDTLCSLNCSDKCLPRAADGRVYCARENGVCSEGQCVPGYFRSTCTERCNCNCGMNSLSIRSCNIDTGRCTEECEQTWFGPSCDIRRPVNCTNQNCNRTGECRQGCNAGYWGARCELTCTVTCNDGTCDQALGSCLECNKPNPTLLCRDAGLYGPQCSLICGKCSPMRCDQNTGSCSVCQNGYYAGGCNTPCLFANCDTCNKDSGQCSTCKTGFYGTRCDLSCSPNCAANINGVISCSKDLGLCDEQRCRPGYWDTTCTIQCSATCLRDSAGNRICQFSNGTCIVGCEDTYFGSECGQSCSAACVARQCGRTGVCSAQGCVTGRYGDRMRSTPYRFVLQRVMSDKLPGCMLPLYAEMHRMSERLLWKHMSEHTCFRGNGECDICEQGRWGTTCSANCSTGCSPSADGRIYCNKTSGVCVVAACSPGFYNIDCSARCNVHCRTDGNGKRNCNFLTGVCRDGCEAGFYSDFCDKSCGENCQGNVCERTGQCFRDLGCRPGFYGPTCSLNCTTTCTDDACNIDDGMCDECKKVAELQTPLCRSAVCYPNATGYFYGTNCEVRCPLNCVSSCHRYSAKCDVCPAGYWNLTCNSRCGQCSINVCNQTTAVCLGDCNPGYYGETCNTSCPFPGAATCERLRGASVTCKPGLYGQNCLSNCSRNCVPSSGGQITCNKLSGSCDSQQCADGFYNPFCTGLCENTCLLVGSNAFGACNVTSAVCLYGSCPVGKHGLFCEYNCSSTCSNTCGRMTLICDSCKPGYHGNMCESRCQNCDQGTCAQSTGTCDLRCVDGFYTDTCSKPCLQPGCLSCERQSGQCVSCKTGLYGTNCDLNCSA